The following proteins are encoded in a genomic region of Balneola vulgaris DSM 17893:
- the crcB gene encoding fluoride efflux transporter CrcB, with protein MQAELIKILAIGSGGFIGATSRYLFSNYVQSHFEHSDFPYGTFVVNVLGCLLIGLLAGFTQNKEWLSTEIRLFLFIGLLGGFTTFSTFANDSLLLFKDGALWLGLWYTLGQVTIGIISVWIGYYITRWFV; from the coding sequence GTGCAAGCAGAGCTAATAAAAATTTTAGCAATTGGCTCAGGGGGCTTCATAGGAGCTACCTCTCGTTATCTATTCTCAAACTATGTTCAAAGTCATTTTGAGCATAGTGATTTCCCATATGGCACCTTTGTTGTAAATGTACTTGGGTGCCTTTTAATTGGCTTGTTAGCCGGTTTCACTCAAAATAAAGAATGGCTATCCACTGAAATCCGCCTGTTTTTATTTATAGGATTACTAGGCGGATTCACAACCTTCTCAACTTTTGCAAACGATAGTCTATTACTCTTCAAAGACGGCGCGCTTTGGTTAGGCTTGTGGTATACACTTGGCCAAGTAACTATCGGGATTATAAGCGTATGGATTGGGTATTATATCACACGCTGGTTTGTCTAA
- a CDS encoding branched-chain amino acid aminotransferase produces the protein MNELMTSSRIKIEPVQNSKIHEIDFDNLVFGRKFSDHMVVMEYENGAWSTPVIKPYGPIEITPAMNSLHYGQAIFEGMKAFYVDEETIHLFRPEVHFERLNNTARRMCIPEMDYETFIVGLEELIKLDHQFVPKKEGTALYIRPFIFASDDLLAARSSNKFSYYIITSPVGAYYPEGFNPVSLTTTDNYVRAVVGGTGEAKTAGNYAASFLPAREAQEAGYTQVLWLDAKERKYIEEVGTMNIHFLIDDVVITPELTGSILPGITRRSVIQLAKDWGYKVEERKITIDEVFEASENGSLKEVFGSGTAAVISPVGRIHHQGKTINIGTGKIGDFAKRLFDEITGMQYGRVEDPYGWIHPVKVQ, from the coding sequence ATGAATGAACTAATGACATCATCGAGAATTAAGATAGAACCAGTCCAGAATAGTAAAATCCATGAAATTGACTTCGATAATTTAGTTTTTGGACGCAAGTTTTCGGATCACATGGTGGTTATGGAATATGAGAATGGTGCTTGGAGTACTCCAGTAATTAAGCCATATGGACCTATCGAGATTACTCCCGCCATGAATTCATTACATTACGGGCAGGCTATTTTTGAAGGCATGAAAGCCTTTTATGTGGATGAAGAAACCATTCATTTGTTTAGACCAGAAGTTCACTTTGAACGGTTAAATAACACCGCTCGAAGAATGTGTATTCCTGAAATGGATTATGAGACTTTTATTGTTGGACTAGAAGAACTGATTAAGCTAGATCACCAATTTGTTCCTAAAAAAGAAGGAACGGCTTTATACATTCGTCCCTTTATTTTTGCATCGGATGATTTACTAGCAGCACGTTCATCGAATAAGTTCAGCTACTACATTATTACCTCACCTGTAGGCGCTTATTATCCTGAAGGCTTTAACCCTGTTTCATTAACCACAACGGATAATTATGTACGAGCAGTTGTTGGTGGAACCGGTGAGGCTAAGACTGCTGGTAATTACGCAGCAAGTTTCCTGCCTGCTAGAGAGGCTCAAGAAGCAGGATATACACAGGTGCTTTGGTTAGACGCCAAAGAACGAAAATACATTGAAGAAGTAGGTACCATGAACATACACTTCTTAATAGACGATGTAGTAATCACTCCAGAACTTACAGGTTCGATATTACCAGGTATAACACGTCGTTCTGTAATCCAATTGGCTAAAGATTGGGGTTACAAAGTTGAAGAACGTAAGATCACGATTGATGAAGTATTTGAAGCTTCAGAAAATGGTTCACTCAAAGAAGTATTTGGTTCTGGTACAGCGGCAGTAATTTCACCTGTAGGACGTATCCACCACCAAGGAAAAACCATTAATATTGGCACAGGTAAAATTGGTGATTTTGCGAAGCGTTTATTCGATGAAATTACGGGAATGCAGTATGGCCGAGTTGAAGATCCATACGGCTGGATTCATCCTGTGAAGGTTCAATAA
- a CDS encoding DNA-3-methyladenine glycosylase I has protein sequence MDNFKRCEWADQQFEEYEAYHDKEWGVPVYNDQVHFEFLILEGAQAGLSWSTILKKREGYRKAFSNFDVQKVARYDEHKILELIEFEGIVRNKLKIRSAVTNAQHFIEIQNEFGSFSDYIWSFVDGKQIVNSWTSLDQVPATSAESDALSKDLKQRGFKFVGSTIMYAHMQACGLVNDHTIDCFRYEACKQ, from the coding sequence ATGGATAACTTTAAAAGATGTGAATGGGCGGATCAGCAGTTTGAAGAATATGAGGCCTATCATGATAAAGAATGGGGCGTACCTGTTTATAATGACCAGGTTCATTTCGAGTTTTTGATCCTAGAAGGCGCCCAAGCAGGCTTAAGCTGGTCAACTATCTTAAAAAAGCGAGAGGGTTATAGAAAGGCTTTCTCAAACTTTGATGTTCAAAAAGTTGCCCGATACGATGAGCATAAAATTTTAGAACTAATAGAATTTGAGGGTATCGTCAGAAATAAGCTTAAAATTCGAAGTGCCGTTACCAACGCTCAACACTTCATAGAAATTCAGAATGAATTTGGCTCATTTAGTGATTACATATGGAGCTTTGTTGATGGGAAACAAATTGTGAATTCTTGGACTTCTTTAGACCAAGTTCCGGCTACAAGTGCGGAATCAGATGCGTTGAGTAAAGATTTAAAGCAGCGAGGGTTCAAATTTGTGGGTAGCACAATCATGTATGCACATATGCAAGCTTGTGGTCTTGTTAACGATCATACCATTGATTGTTTCCGTTATGAAGCTTGTAAGCAGTAG
- a CDS encoding sulfite exporter TauE/SafE family protein, with translation MFWAWCGALVIGISLGLLGSGGSILTVPILLYLVGEPEKLAIAESLGIVAGISLIGAIPYAVKKEVHWKSLIYFGIPGMAGTYGGAALSQFVSGQVQLLLFAAVMVIAAFMMIKDRKDLDQKDPISVSNWVLILEGLIVGVLTGLVGVGGGFLIIPALVIFGGLSMRLAVGTSLIIITMKSSIGFVKYIDVLAAENLHINWDLIVVFTLIGAVGSFVGNKVGAKISQKSLKKGFGYFLVVMGAYILYTNI, from the coding sequence ATGTTTTGGGCATGGTGTGGAGCCTTAGTAATAGGAATATCACTCGGCCTATTAGGCTCAGGTGGTTCTATCCTCACTGTGCCAATTCTACTCTATCTAGTAGGTGAGCCTGAGAAACTTGCTATCGCCGAGTCCTTGGGTATAGTTGCAGGGATTAGCTTAATAGGAGCTATTCCCTATGCGGTTAAGAAAGAAGTGCATTGGAAAAGCCTGATTTACTTCGGAATTCCAGGGATGGCTGGTACCTACGGGGGAGCTGCTTTATCTCAATTCGTTAGTGGGCAAGTGCAATTGCTACTCTTCGCTGCAGTGATGGTTATAGCAGCCTTTATGATGATCAAAGACCGAAAGGACTTAGATCAGAAAGACCCAATAAGCGTTTCAAATTGGGTGCTAATTCTTGAAGGATTAATAGTGGGAGTGTTAACTGGTCTCGTTGGAGTAGGTGGGGGCTTCTTGATTATCCCTGCATTGGTAATTTTTGGTGGACTCTCAATGCGTTTAGCCGTGGGAACAAGTCTTATCATCATTACCATGAAGAGTTCCATAGGTTTTGTTAAATACATTGATGTATTAGCGGCCGAAAACCTTCATATTAATTGGGATCTAATAGTTGTTTTCACACTTATTGGTGCAGTTGGTAGCTTTGTAGGAAATAAAGTGGGAGCTAAAATCTCTCAAAAAAGCCTAAAGAAAGGGTTTGGCTATTTTCTAGTGGTGATGGGAGCTTACATCCTGTACACCAATATTTAG